A segment of the Pyruvatibacter sp. genome:
AGCAGGCCTGGCGTGTGCGTGGGACAGCAGGGCAATGGCGGCCAGCGGCGTGCCGTTGGCGTGGATGCCCGTCAGGTCAGCCACAACGCGGGAGTACCGTCGCCCACCGATATAGCCGACGCGATAGACGCGTTCGTCTTCAGTGGCGTCGTCAATGGTGGCGAAGATACCGCCAGTGGCGATTTCGGCACCGATGACGTCTGACGTTTCAACACTCTCCCACGTTGATGTGTCGTGAGAGTGTTCAAGTTTGATGTCGATTTTGACAGAGGCCGACAACGTGTCGGCGGACTGTCCGGCAATGACGGCGTGTTCCACGCTTTCAAAGCCACGTCGATCCACCGTTGTTCCGGTTGTGTCGCCGGTGACGGTAGCGGGCACAAGCGTGTGCCGCACCGCCACCTGATTATGCAGGTCGCGCATGTGTGTTGGTGTCCTGTTTGTCAGTGAGGAAAATGAAATCAGGAGGCTGCAAACTTCAGCAGCTTGATGGCCTCGAAGTTCTGCACGCCGCCGCCGACACGTTTGGTGGTGTAGAACATCACGTAGGGCTTGCGGGTGTAGGGGTCGCGCAGGGTGCGCACGCCCAGCCGGTCCACCACCAGGTAGCCGCGGCGGAAGTCGCCAAAGGCAATGGCGTTGGCGTCGGACGCAATGTCCGGCATGTCTTCGGCTTCGGTGATGGCAAAGTTAAGCAGCGTTGCAGGCTGACCGGCAGCCAGGCCCGGCTGCCACAGATAGTTGCCGTCGCCATCCTTGAACTTGCGGATTTCACCCTGGGTATTGCGGTTCATCACCCAGTGCGCATTAGCGCGGTAGCCGGACTTGAGCGCATAGACCAGATCAACCAGTGCATCGTTGGGGTTGGACGTTGCAAAGGCACCGTTGGCACCTGTCGGCATGTAACCAAGTTTGCCCCAGCTCCAGGTTTCATCGGCCACACTGTCATAGGCGAGGAAACCGCGCGGCTTGCGCACGCCATCGCCGGTGACAAAGGCTGTGCCTTCCTGCTCCGCAAACGCGATCTGCACTTCGGAGGCCAGCCAGTCTTCGATGTTGACAGCGCTGTCATCCAGCAATGACTGGGTGGCGGCGGGCATGGCGTAGAGTTCCATGGTGGGGAACTCCATTTCAGACAACACGGGGGCTGCCGTCTCCGGGCGGGTTTCCTGCTCACCAACCCAGCCGGCAATGGCGCCGGTGGTGGCAATGGGCTTTTTCAATGACGAGCCTGACACCTGACGAACATCCGCAATGGCACGAATGGGCGAGGCTTCAGACAGCACGCGGCCGATCTCGTTTTCGGTTTCCGTCGGCACAAGATAGCCGCCGTCAGGGTCTGACTGGCGCGACAGGGCCTTCACTTCAAGGGCACGCAGATCAAACGCATCGCCGTTGCGCATATAACCGTCCCAGGCGCGCTTGTGCTCAAGGGCTGTGTGGGTCAACGCACCTGCTGCAATGCCATTGCGGCCTGGGCGGCGGGCCTTAAGCGTCATGTCATCCATACGGCGCTTTTGCTCGTCCATGGCGGTGTTGATGCGCTCGACTTTGTCGGCGGTCACAACATCCGACGACATGCGCTTTTCAATCTGGCCGAGGCGCTCGTCGTTGGCATCCTTGAACTGCTCGAAGGCAGACAGAAACTCGCCGAACGCATCACGCAATTCAGACGACTGCGGATCCCAGGCAGATGATCCGGGCGGCGTGGTGTCGGCCTTGTGTTCAAGGGTATGGGGGGAGGCGGTGTGGGCCGCCTTGGTTTCAAGCGTCATGCGTCTGTGGCTCCTTTGCCGGTTAAATCGGGGGACGCGAGGGCTGCACTGGCGCGGCGCATGGCGCGGGCCAGTGCAGTTGATTGCATTTGCGAGAATGCTGTTTGGGGTGCAGCCTTGACGTGACTCACGCGGGCGGCCTCAAGCATGGGAAATGTCACAAGTGAGATTTCCCACAGGTCAATTTCGTGCAACACCCTCCCTCCCCCCGGACGACGTGTGGCGCGCACGGCATGAAAGCCGATGGAGAGCCCGGTAAGGGCACCAGCCTTGAGCAACGCGTGGGCCTCGTGGCCTGCAGCGCTTTGCATGGCGAGCTGACCCTCTGCCCAAAGCCCGCGCTCATCTTCGCGCAGTGACATCCAGGTGCCGACCGGGCGGGCCATATCGTGCTGATACAACAGTGCAATGCGCGACGTGGCCCGGCGGGCAAGCGCTGCTGAAAACGCGCCGGGAGATACAATGTCGCCCTGATCATCTGCCTCGCTGAACAGCGATGCGTAGCCTGCGAAACGGCCGTCAGGGGTGTTGGCGGAATACGCAGACGAGGATACGCCCGCGCGCAAAGGCGCAACGGCACGCTTGGTGAAAAGCGGTCGGGTCATATATTGCTCTGTATAAGGAACAGGTACGTTTAATTGTCGCTCAAACGATCAAGCTTCGTCTCGATGCGGTCTACTGACTGACGCAGATAACGCATTTGCTCTTCCAGGCGTGCGGTGCGCTCGCCAACGCCAGAGATCGCAATAAGCTCACGCTCCATATAATCTATGCGCTGCATGGCGGCACCGGCCCAGATGAGTGCGCCGGCGGTTTGAATCGTCATGGCCGCTATGAGCGCAATCGGTACGCGCTTGTCGAGATGCCAATGGCCGTTGTCTACCGTGTTACCTGCTGGCTGCATCGCCATACCCCACTGCGACACGTTTTTCGTCATCACTCAGAAAATCAGCCGCACTTACCCGGCTCCACAGCGCGTCACGGTCAGCGCTCAAAGCATCAAGGGCGTCGGGGTCGTACCAGACGCGCAGGTTGTTGCCGTAGCGCGGCGCCAGCCAGGTGGTCATGGCGTGGCAGTAGCGGGCGACCAGTGGCAGCACGGTTTCGCGCCAGAACGCGCGGTTGGCTTCGGCGTAGTTGGCATAGGTGTTGTCACCGGGAATGCCCAGCAACATGGGCGGGATGCCGAAGGCCAGGGCTATTTCGCGCGCGGCGACGTTTTTGGCCTCGATGAAATCCATGTCCTTGGGGCTGAGTGACATTGCTTTCCAATCCAGCCCACCTTCCAACAGCAGCGGGCGACCTGCATTGTCCGTTCCCTGATAGTTCTGCTCCAACTCATCCTTGAGACGGGTGAACTGTTCGTCGGTCAGGTGCTCCGCACCTTCGGTGCCTGCATACACGAGCGCGCCGGAGGGGCGGGCGGCGTTATCAAGCAGTGCCTTGTTCCAGGCACCGGCTGAATTGTGAATGTCGATGGCGAAAGCAGCCGCCTCAAGCGGGCTCATACCGTAGTGGTCATCCGTTGGGTGAAACAGCTTGAGGTGCAGGACGGGGCCGGCCATAGGGCCTGCGTCGGGCAACGCGAAAGTCACGGTCTCACCACCTGATGCATACTCATAGGCTTCCGGCCAGCCTTGCGGACCGGGCACGACTTTCATGCGGTCGGGGCGCAGGGCATACAGCTCTCGCGGCGTCCCTTCAACGTCCACCACCTCCATGTAGGCGTTACCGGCAGACTGCAAATGCGCAAAGAAAGCGCAGCGCACGTCGCTTCCTTCTTCCATGGGGTTCGGTCGCGCCAGCAGGTCGAGCAGCGGGTGGCTCTCCAGCTCGGCGGTGCCCTGATACATCAGCAACGGCACGGAGGCCGCGCTTTCAGCGATCCGGCGCACCGCGCGATAGACGATGGGGTTTTTCTCCAGCCCCTCGCGGGCAAGCGCTGCATAATCGCGCGGTGTCCAGCGCGGGCGGCCCTGCAGATGCAGGGCAACAACAGAGCCTGCGCGTGAGGCTTTTGTTTCAGGCGCGCGGGTGTGCGCCCGGCGAGTGGGCCAGGGAAAAAGGGGCATAGGGGCTTTCTGGTCGGGAGGGGCTTAGACCCTCTGGTCAAGCCAGAGTGACAGCGGCACTTTTTTAGAGGCGGCGGATGCTTGGCTCCGCACCTTGCGGGCCAAGCATGAGGTCAGTCAGTGCCCAGACGAGAGCATCGAGCCTGTCGGGCGACCCGGATTGAGCCGGTGTCGATGGGTCAAACTCACATAACTGGTCTTCGAGGCGGGCGAGCATTCCCACGTGATGCACACGGCCTTGTTCGTAGAGCGCCGCTACGGGTTCAGCGCGCACAGCTTTGCCGCGGGTGGCGCGGACGAGGCGAACGGGCAGGCTGTGGTCCACCTGGCGGATCACGGCCTCTACCATTTCACCACCCTGATTGGCTTCGGCAACAATGCGGTCTGCTTCAAACGTGTTGTAAGCGTCGGCAACGCGGCGCGCCCAGCGTGCGGGGCTGAGGGCTCCCATGGAGCGGTCTGCCAAAATGTAGGCCGCGCCATCATCACCACGCGCAGCAACCACGATGCCGCATTCATCCGCATGCGGACTGGATGTGGCCGGCGGGTCCACAGCTACAACGACGCGGCGCAGGGACGGTGGTGTCGTGACGCGGGCCTTCTCAATTTGGTCGCGCTGCCACAAGGCGCGCGGGTTGTCTTCAAGCAGTTCTGCGTCCAGTTCCTGGCGGCCAAGGCGGGTGCCTTCATAGCGGCGCACGATGGCGGATAAAAAGCCCGGTGCGAGGTTGGCCGCATTGGCGCGTGTCGCCGCCCGGCTGACGCGGGTTGCGGGATCGTTGAGCATTCGTTTAAGCGCGCGCACCGGTCGCGGCGTCGTGGTGACCACCTGACGCGGCATCTCGCCCAGCCGCAACCCAAACTGCAGCATGTCCCAGGTCTCTTCCATGTGGCGCCATTTGGCGAACTCGTCGCCCCACGCCGCGTGGGCCTGATGGCCTCGCAGGGCTTCGGGGTCTTCAGACGAAAACGCCAGCGCCTGTGCGCCAGACGGCCACTCGACCCGGCGTTTGGAGGCAATCCATTTTGGTCTGTCGGCAGGCGGCGCCACGGCGATGAGGCCGGAGGGGCCTTCCACCATCACATCGCGCACGTCTGCCAGGGTTTCGCCGATCAGTGCAATGCGGATGGGCTGGCGCGCCTGCGCCCGCACCCATTCTGCGCCGGCGCGGGTTTTGCCAGCACCGCGTCCGCCCAGCACCAGCCAGGTTGTCCAATCGGTTTCAGTAGTGCTTTTAGCAGTCGGCGGGGGCAACTGGTCGTCGCGCGCCCAGACATTCCAGGCATAATAGAGCGCCTCAGCCTCCCTGGGCGTGAGGCTTTGAAAGAAGTGCGTCTGCTGTTCGGTCGTTGCCGAGGCGAGCCACCCGCTCAGCGATCGCTGCAACGATGCGGTCATGGTCAGCAGCGGTTTCCTTTTTGGCGGGGTTGCGGTCGTCCAGCCGCGTGGCGAGCGCCATCAGCTTGTCGAGCACCTGCGCCAGCGCGCCCAGCACCTTGGCTTCGCGCTCGCGGTCATCGTCAGTGCGGTCCGGGCTTTGGACGGCGCGTTCAAGTTCGTTGATGTGCTTGGCGAGTGCGCCACTGAGGCGCGACAGCATGGCAACCGACAAATCATCCGACTTGGCCCCCGCCTCATACACTTCATGGCGCACCGGCAATCGGGGCCTGCGCGGTGGCCAGCCTTGCTGGCGCGCGCGCGTGTAAAGACGGTTTTGGGTGATGCCGAACAGGGCCGTGAGCTCAGCCACGCTGAGATCACTGTCCCGATAGGCATGTTCAATGCCGGGCCAGTCCGGGCCCGGCCTTTGGGCCGTTGTCATGATGAGTTGAAGGTCTCGGTAGTGGGTGGGGCGTGCTGCCCTGACCCAATTCTTGAGCGTGGATGTATCCTACCTAAAGAGCGGTTCGGTGTCCAGAACTATTTTACGTATTACGAACATTTTCTATTCGTCGCCGTCTTCCCATATGGCCAGGTAGTCTTCCAGCTCGTCTTCGGGGATGCCTTTTTCGCTGACGACTTTTCCCTGAACGGAGATTCCAGCAGCGTGAACGCTTTGCGGATCGCCTGAAACCAAAGGGTGCCAGCTTGCCAGCCCCCTGCCCTCGGCCAGACGGCGATAGGCGCAGGAGGTGGGCATCCACTTGATGGCGGCGACATTGCCGGGTGTGAGCTTGATGCAGGTTGGGACACGTTTTGTACGATTTGCGTAATCTGTGCATTGGCACAGCTGCTGGTCCAGCAGCTGGCAGACAACGTTGGTGGTTTCGATCTCGCCGGTGTCTTCGTCTTCCAGTTTGATGAGGCAGCAGCGGGCGCAGCCGTCGCACAGGCTTTCCCATTCGTCCGTGGTCATTTCGGACAGGGCCTTGTGCTCCCAGAACGGGCGGTGCGGCGTGGATGAACGGGCGTTCATGGGTTTACCTCA
Coding sequences within it:
- a CDS encoding phage portal protein, with the translated sequence MPLFPWPTRRAHTRAPETKASRAGSVVALHLQGRPRWTPRDYAALAREGLEKNPIVYRAVRRIAESAASVPLLMYQGTAELESHPLLDLLARPNPMEEGSDVRCAFFAHLQSAGNAYMEVVDVEGTPRELYALRPDRMKVVPGPQGWPEAYEYASGGETVTFALPDAGPMAGPVLHLKLFHPTDDHYGMSPLEAAAFAIDIHNSAGAWNKALLDNAARPSGALVYAGTEGAEHLTDEQFTRLKDELEQNYQGTDNAGRPLLLEGGLDWKAMSLSPKDMDFIEAKNVAAREIALAFGIPPMLLGIPGDNTYANYAEANRAFWRETVLPLVARYCHAMTTWLAPRYGNNLRVWYDPDALDALSADRDALWSRVSAADFLSDDEKRVAVGYGDAASR
- a CDS encoding YcgN family cysteine cluster protein — its product is MNARSSTPHRPFWEHKALSEMTTDEWESLCDGCARCCLIKLEDEDTGEIETTNVVCQLLDQQLCQCTDYANRTKRVPTCIKLTPGNVAAIKWMPTSCAYRRLAEGRGLASWHPLVSGDPQSVHAAGISVQGKVVSEKGIPEDELEDYLAIWEDGDE
- a CDS encoding terminase family protein, encoding MTASLQRSLSGWLASATTEQQTHFFQSLTPREAEALYYAWNVWARDDQLPPPTAKSTTETDWTTWLVLGGRGAGKTRAGAEWVRAQARQPIRIALIGETLADVRDVMVEGPSGLIAVAPPADRPKWIASKRRVEWPSGAQALAFSSEDPEALRGHQAHAAWGDEFAKWRHMEETWDMLQFGLRLGEMPRQVVTTTPRPVRALKRMLNDPATRVSRAATRANAANLAPGFLSAIVRRYEGTRLGRQELDAELLEDNPRALWQRDQIEKARVTTPPSLRRVVVAVDPPATSSPHADECGIVVAARGDDGAAYILADRSMGALSPARWARRVADAYNTFEADRIVAEANQGGEMVEAVIRQVDHSLPVRLVRATRGKAVRAEPVAALYEQGRVHHVGMLARLEDQLCEFDPSTPAQSGSPDRLDALVWALTDLMLGPQGAEPSIRRL
- a CDS encoding HK97 family phage prohead protease codes for the protein MTRPLFTKRAVAPLRAGVSSSAYSANTPDGRFAGYASLFSEADDQGDIVSPGAFSAALARRATSRIALLYQHDMARPVGTWMSLREDERGLWAEGQLAMQSAAGHEAHALLKAGALTGLSIGFHAVRATRRPGGGRVLHEIDLWEISLVTFPMLEAARVSHVKAAPQTAFSQMQSTALARAMRRASAALASPDLTGKGATDA
- a CDS encoding phage major capsid protein, with the protein product MTLETKAAHTASPHTLEHKADTTPPGSSAWDPQSSELRDAFGEFLSAFEQFKDANDERLGQIEKRMSSDVVTADKVERINTAMDEQKRRMDDMTLKARRPGRNGIAAGALTHTALEHKRAWDGYMRNGDAFDLRALEVKALSRQSDPDGGYLVPTETENEIGRVLSEASPIRAIADVRQVSGSSLKKPIATTGAIAGWVGEQETRPETAAPVLSEMEFPTMELYAMPAATQSLLDDSAVNIEDWLASEVQIAFAEQEGTAFVTGDGVRKPRGFLAYDSVADETWSWGKLGYMPTGANGAFATSNPNDALVDLVYALKSGYRANAHWVMNRNTQGEIRKFKDGDGNYLWQPGLAAGQPATLLNFAITEAEDMPDIASDANAIAFGDFRRGYLVVDRLGVRTLRDPYTRKPYVMFYTTKRVGGGVQNFEAIKLLKFAAS